Below is a window of Tolypothrix bouteillei VB521301 DNA.
ACGGGAAACGTTGCCGAGCGATCGCGCTCAGCGCAAGCCGTACCCGGCTTATCGCAGCTGCTTGTCTTGAAGCAGATGAATGCTGATATGGCAAAAATTGCTAAAGCTCAAGAATTATTTGAGAGAGAGGCACGTACTCTCCAATCCCTGAGCCATTCTGGTATTCCTAAATATTATGATTTTTTTGTGGAAGGCGGGAAGAAATATTTGGCGATGGAATTAGTCCACGGGCAGGATTTGGAGAAACTGATCTATAAAAAAGGACCTGTTACACCATCTCAAGCCATTGGCTGGATGATTCAGACTTGTGATATTTTGGACTACATTCACAGCCAAGAACCTCCTCTTATCCACCGAGATATTAAACCTGCGAACCTGATGGTACGCAATTCTAATAATCGTATCGTAGTACTGGATTTTGGAGCTGTTAAGGAAATTGGTACAGCACCCGGTACCCGCATTGGGGCAGAGGGGTATTGTGCCCCCGAACAAGAGAGAGGACAACCCGTAACCCAATCAGATTTGTACGCCATCGGTCCAACGCTGATTTTTCTGCTAACTGGTGAAAGCCCTTTTAAGTTCTACCGCCAAAAGGGGAGAACCTTTCGGTTTGATGTGGGAAGTATTCCCACGATTACACCCAAATTGAGGGAATTTATCGATCGCGTTACCGAGCCTTTACCGCGCGATCGCTATCAAACTGCCAAAGAATTAGCAGCAGCGTTGTATGGGTGTCAATAAGGGTTAGTGGTTAGTTGTTGGTTGTGCAATCCTAACCATTAACCAATATCTACCAACCACTAATCATTCTTACTCTTCATCCCATGCTTCTACAGACAGCAATTCGCTCACTGGATCTTGCATGCTAAAGCCGTAATCCAGCAGTTCTTGTTTCCAATGCTGCCAGTCGTTGCCGAAGAGCAAAGCGATTTTCCAAATGCTATCTGTGGGCTTAATAATTTTAGACTCCACAAGTGAATGCACATTACGTTGCAACTTCACCATTGGGTGAATAACTTGTTGCTTACTACTCATAACCTCAATTAGTTTCAGATTTGGTTTGGTAAATGCTTAATCAAAACTGCTTTCCTTTTTGGAATTATTCCGTCGCGTAGAGTTTCGTACTTTGGCAAAGCAAGTCTTAACCTTTTAACTATATCATAGCTTACCCTAATCAGGTGCGGTTTAAGTCGGTTTTGTACGGTAATTACCACCAACTCGGTTAAATTTGCCTCTACTCCACGATCGGGGATGCCAAGCTAAAAAGAATCAGCCTTCCTCTACTTGCACAGATGTTCCACTGTGGTACGACTTGCAAAACAGTATCTGGTCTTTTCACCATAATTTATGCAGTTTTTTCAAACCTATATATTAAGGGACTGTTTCAGACTTCAAGCGAAGAATTGAGAATTTCGCAACTAAGTTGGGGATAGTGCCTGTGAATCAAACGTTATCTAGAAGGATATCGCAAACATCTGAGATTGGATAGGACTAAAATGAAACTTTATAAAAATTTAATTTTTCTTTGGGGCCAGGGACATTGGGAAGGGGGAATTGGGCATGGGATAACGAATTCGTACCTCTGTTCATCAGTTCTAATGTGAGCATTTCCGGATGATTGTCTACTTAAGAATATTTATCTCAGTACAAAATCCAAATTAAGTAAAAAAATAAGTAGCAACAGCAACATTTGCATCTATCAATGGTAGTAGTATAGA
It encodes the following:
- a CDS encoding FHA domain-containing serine/threonine-protein kinase; translation: MVTLTLLEPQQKIPLQQWHFQDETVIRIGRSAENDIVLSDSLVSRHHLELRQTSLAFAGNFGDGSWQVTSKGTNGTFLNGVLVTQAQVPDNSLLQLAQGGPLLRFQLSGDVQQHPQAASYSCTHEGNSPNNLFCIHCGQPLKVLHSIRQYQVLRILGQGGMGTTYLAWDSTGNVAERSRSAQAVPGLSQLLVLKQMNADMAKIAKAQELFEREARTLQSLSHSGIPKYYDFFVEGGKKYLAMELVHGQDLEKLIYKKGPVTPSQAIGWMIQTCDILDYIHSQEPPLIHRDIKPANLMVRNSNNRIVVLDFGAVKEIGTAPGTRIGAEGYCAPEQERGQPVTQSDLYAIGPTLIFLLTGESPFKFYRQKGRTFRFDVGSIPTITPKLREFIDRVTEPLPRDRYQTAKELAAALYGCQ
- a CDS encoding DUF4327 family protein; this encodes MSSKQQVIHPMVKLQRNVHSLVESKIIKPTDSIWKIALLFGNDWQHWKQELLDYGFSMQDPVSELLSVEAWDEE